The following are from one region of the Stanieria cyanosphaera PCC 7437 genome:
- a CDS encoding HNH endonuclease → MECQLCEREMERLTVHHLIPRQQTKRKKLAPSPTIDICSGCHKQIHVLFDNKKLAKELNTLSTLKDEPQLQKFLAWVKKQTPHKKVTVHRKSSRNNS, encoded by the coding sequence ATGGAATGTCAGTTATGTGAAAGGGAAATGGAACGGTTAACAGTTCATCATTTAATTCCCAGACAACAAACCAAAAGAAAAAAACTAGCTCCAAGTCCAACCATAGATATCTGTTCTGGTTGTCATAAACAAATCCATGTTTTATTCGACAACAAAAAGCTAGCTAAAGAATTAAACACTTTATCAACATTAAAAGATGAGCCTCAACTACAAAAATTTTTGGCTTGGGTTAAGAAACAAACTCCCCACAAAAAAGTTACAGTACATCGGAAAAGTAGTAGGAATAATTCATGA
- a CDS encoding type II toxin-antitoxin system Phd/YefM family antitoxin: MKITNIHEAKTHLSRLIELVIAGEEVIIAKAGKPLVKLIPYEATKQPRTPGSWEGKVIMSDDFDEELPDQILAGFLGEEE, from the coding sequence ATGAAAATAACTAACATCCATGAAGCGAAAACTCATTTATCTCGCTTAATTGAATTAGTAATAGCTGGGGAAGAAGTCATTATTGCTAAAGCAGGAAAACCATTGGTTAAATTAATTCCTTATGAGGCAACAAAACAACCTCGAACACCTGGAAGCTGGGAAGGAAAAGTAATAATGTCTGATGATTTTGATGAAGAGTTACCCGATCAGATTTTGGCTGGTTTTTTAGGAGAAGAAGAGTGA
- a CDS encoding type II toxin-antitoxin system VapC family toxin has translation MKLLLDTHTLIWWLTNHPTLSQAAKKAISNQDNLVFISAASAWEIAIKKSLGKLTAPDDLEVQIESNNFQPLPITITHGLAIEELPNHHNDPFDRIIIVQAICESMTVVTRDKKFNLYNISIIKS, from the coding sequence GTGAAATTACTTCTTGATACTCATACTCTTATTTGGTGGCTAACTAATCATCCAACTCTATCCCAAGCTGCTAAAAAGGCTATCTCTAATCAAGATAATTTAGTTTTTATATCGGCTGCATCAGCTTGGGAAATTGCAATTAAAAAATCTCTGGGAAAATTAACTGCTCCAGATGATTTAGAAGTACAAATTGAAAGTAATAATTTTCAACCATTACCTATTACCATTACTCATGGTTTGGCCATCGAAGAACTTCCTAATCATCATAACGATCCTTTTGATCGTATTATAATTGTTCAGGCTATTTGTGAATCTATGACTGTTGTTACAAGAGATAAAAAGTTTAATTTATATAATATTTCAATTATCAAAAGTTAA
- a CDS encoding alkene reductase produces the protein MPISTNSPHLLSYFKLGDLALKNRIAMAPLTRSRAGKERLPNDLMAEYYVQRASAGLIITEATTISPQANGWQHTPGIYTDEQTQAWQKIVDAVHAQGTPIFLQLWHCGRASHSSFQENNQLPVAPSAIAIQGEGIHTPKGKQNHEIPRALETEEIPNIVEDYRRAAERAKIAGFDGVEIHAANGYLIDEFLQSKTNHRSDRYGGSLENRYRFLQEIVESILTVWSSDRVAVRLSPNGNYNDMGSPDFRETFLYVAKQLNSYGLAYLHLVDGLAFGFHEQGEPMTLAEFRSVFDAPLMGNCGYSQETAETAIEEGNADLIAFGRPFISNPDLVERFANNWELNPPAEQNIWYSFDSEGYTDFPFYPEAQAV, from the coding sequence ATGCCTATTTCAACAAATTCTCCCCATTTACTCAGTTATTTTAAACTTGGAGATTTAGCTCTCAAAAATCGGATAGCAATGGCTCCCCTAACGCGATCGCGTGCAGGAAAAGAACGCCTTCCCAATGATTTGATGGCAGAATATTATGTTCAAAGAGCTTCAGCAGGTTTAATTATTACAGAAGCAACTACTATTTCCCCACAAGCCAACGGTTGGCAACATACTCCTGGAATTTACACCGACGAACAAACCCAAGCTTGGCAAAAGATTGTTGACGCAGTCCATGCTCAAGGAACACCAATTTTTCTACAACTTTGGCATTGTGGCAGAGCTTCCCATAGTAGTTTTCAAGAAAATAATCAATTACCAGTTGCACCAAGCGCGATCGCAATTCAAGGAGAAGGTATTCATACTCCCAAGGGTAAACAGAATCACGAAATACCGAGAGCCTTAGAAACTGAAGAAATCCCAAACATAGTCGAAGATTATCGTCGTGCTGCCGAAAGAGCAAAAATAGCTGGTTTTGATGGCGTAGAAATTCATGCTGCCAACGGCTATTTGATTGATGAGTTTTTGCAATCTAAAACCAATCACAGAAGCGATCGCTATGGAGGAAGTTTAGAAAATCGCTACCGTTTTCTGCAAGAAATTGTTGAATCTATCTTAACTGTCTGGTCTAGCGATCGGGTTGCCGTCCGCTTATCTCCTAATGGTAATTATAATGATATGGGTTCGCCAGACTTTCGTGAAACTTTTCTGTATGTAGCAAAACAATTAAACAGCTATGGATTAGCTTATTTGCATCTTGTCGATGGTTTAGCTTTTGGTTTCCACGAACAGGGAGAACCAATGACTTTAGCAGAGTTTCGTTCAGTATTTGATGCACCTTTAATGGGTAACTGTGGCTATAGCCAGGAAACTGCCGAAACAGCAATTGAAGAAGGAAATGCAGACTTGATTGCTTTTGGCAGACCATTTATTAGCAATCCCGATTTAGTTGAGCGTTTTGCCAACAATTGGGAATTAAATCCTCCCGCCGAACAAAATATCTGGTATTCGTTTGATTCAGAAGGATATACTGATTTTCCTTTTTATCCAGAAGCACAAGCAGTGTAA
- a CDS encoding nSTAND1 domain-containing NTPase produces MCPRAVAKPRPQAVSKQEIAKLWLFLVGVNQYQDEKSLPSLQYSALDCQGLGEALTEATETFPAREIIVHHDFANQKPTVTQVRNTLQHIVNTAKPQDTILFYFSGHGILEASTQKVVLCLTDTYTDKLLETGLPLQELLQCLGQCAASQQLVWLDACHSGGMTLRGTEGSTLPNPTTQLVQVLRKKAAQSQGFYALLSCDQTQQSWEFPELGHGVFTYYLMRGLRGEAADSVGMIEADALYQYVYHQTLRYIDKTNQQIRLINQQKSSRGERQLNSEYPLQTPKRIVEGFGKVILGKRSTDHSFSNPRQALVIDGLGINQTTLGLSKILRGTGGFNLEYFPQTDTNWTEVRSAIARSLDAEVSQNTVLQTDLSTVFLYLRGLIKETETGESWLFLRDGVKLSRSWLRKILRNSRASQQIIILDCPGASSIAEWVEDLRLESDRGQCLIAAASNLSNSQQFTQALLETLAKADQQSGFPVAAWITQLQIQLAGTEVIPKIWLSGTRGVIEVLPGKTNNGNKDDSGVYDLGICPYMGLKAFTEENAQYFYGRDALIQKLLLQVNHSSTIAVVGASGSGKSSVVQAGLISQLRQGKQVPGSEQWWISCLRPGQKPIQTLARTLVDGGTEKEKAQQQLQIEGLLYQGVEGFVQWLRSRSEPVVILVIDQFEEIFTLAGVTDRNNFLELILGAIKFAGDRFKLILTVRADFVATCLEISELAQILQQSSVLVPPYLTEDDYRSSIIKPAEQVGLKIESGLVELLLQDLDRSAGDLPLLQFVLQQLWENRQAGKLTLSAYQQLGGMKGALEKRAQEVYENLDPEAQACARWIFLNLTQLGEGTEDTRRRISKSDLVVAKYPAPLVARTLQALMAAKLIVVNLDQGIHSGSGQSRSGDTPANDDELLLEAMKQEATIEVVHEILIRHWSTLRWWLEENRARLRAQRQIEQAALLWTQKGKSPDFLLRGVRLGEAEEIYIKYTDELTEVAREFIEAGIDAREAEQKEAKRRLRRAQLTAATLGVLGLAATAFGGLAYRQKVLAEIENINTLTSSAEALLLSNQQLESILTSIKAGKEFNKIGNWGQTFVGRDNWETTKVKTVSTLQQALDNTQELNRLQGHSQTVNTVSYSPDGKLIATASDDQTIKIWHENGELIATLTGHQDRVTNLAFSNGKINLSNLNQEGTTSLVSDENLSQDNYVLASASADGTVRLWRIQNNQIEPLKTLTGHQDWVTDVAFSPDNQIIASASRDKTIKLWQLDGTLITTLSGHNGWVNTIDFASDNLLASGGEDNQIKLWEINNQTSKEIRTITGNQDRVTQVKFSADGNELISASGDGEVKLWQVKDGKQINYFSHQEQVNSVAFTPDNQLIATATADGRINIWNKDGILQQVLVGHRGEITDLNFSPIEINGNKNQTQSYLLASASVDKTVKIWQINNLSASEAGGIYSVAISPTFPEIYAAAGWDGKIQLWQKYPDQTKELLRTLPGHQTTISDLKFSPDGKVLASASWDKTIKLWRVTDGSLLTTLQGHQDGVNSIAFSSNGQLLVSGSEDRTVKIWQLNNDQAEILRTLKGHQDSVKTVAISPDNKLIASGSYDKTIKIWNVEGKLLKTLSGHNLAISSLKFSKDGKLLASGSWDNTIRLWQIKEQNSSSQILSGHQDGITGLDFIDRDDILASSSADGTIKLWDLTNNSLLKTLQGHSSQINSLAISNDSQTLISADEQQGLFWWNLNLDNLLTTECDRVNNYLEYNPNLSKSDRSICN; encoded by the coding sequence ATGTGTCCTCGTGCTGTTGCTAAACCCCGTCCTCAAGCTGTTTCTAAACAAGAAATAGCAAAACTCTGGCTTTTTTTGGTTGGAGTCAATCAGTATCAGGATGAAAAGAGTTTACCATCTCTGCAATATTCTGCTTTAGATTGTCAAGGGTTGGGAGAGGCTTTAACTGAAGCGACAGAAACCTTTCCTGCCAGGGAAATTATAGTTCATCACGATTTTGCCAACCAGAAACCAACGGTTACTCAGGTACGAAACACTTTACAACACATTGTTAATACAGCTAAACCGCAGGATACGATCTTATTTTATTTTTCTGGACACGGAATTTTAGAAGCTTCAACTCAAAAAGTAGTTCTTTGTCTAACTGATACTTATACAGATAAATTATTAGAAACAGGATTACCTTTACAGGAATTATTACAATGTTTGGGTCAATGTGCAGCTAGTCAACAGTTAGTTTGGTTGGATGCTTGTCACAGTGGTGGGATGACTTTGCGAGGCACCGAAGGATCTACTTTACCTAATCCTACTACGCAATTGGTACAAGTTTTAAGGAAAAAGGCAGCCCAGAGTCAAGGCTTTTATGCTTTGCTTTCTTGCGATCAGACTCAGCAATCGTGGGAGTTTCCCGAATTAGGACACGGCGTATTTACTTATTATTTGATGCGAGGTTTACGAGGAGAAGCAGCCGATTCGGTTGGGATGATTGAGGCAGATGCTTTGTATCAATATGTTTATCATCAAACTCTGCGTTACATCGATAAGACTAATCAACAAATTCGTTTAATTAATCAACAAAAAAGTAGTCGAGGTGAAAGGCAATTAAACTCTGAATATCCTTTGCAAACTCCGAAACGCATTGTTGAAGGTTTTGGTAAGGTAATTTTAGGTAAACGTTCAACTGATCATAGTTTTAGTAATCCCCGTCAGGCTTTGGTAATTGATGGATTGGGGATTAATCAGACAACATTAGGCTTAAGTAAGATTTTAAGGGGTACTGGTGGCTTTAATTTAGAATATTTCCCCCAAACCGATACAAACTGGACTGAAGTACGAAGCGCGATCGCAAGAAGTTTGGATGCGGAAGTTTCTCAGAATACTGTACTCCAAACCGATCTTAGTACTGTATTTTTATACCTCCGTGGATTAATTAAGGAAACGGAAACGGGAGAGTCTTGGTTATTTCTCAGAGATGGAGTCAAGTTATCTCGTTCTTGGTTGAGAAAAATTTTACGTAATTCTCGTGCTTCTCAACAGATTATTATTTTAGATTGTCCTGGGGCGAGTTCCATTGCAGAATGGGTGGAAGATTTAAGATTGGAATCGGATCGCGGACAGTGTTTGATTGCTGCTGCTTCTAATCTATCTAATTCGCAACAATTTACCCAAGCTTTATTGGAAACACTGGCAAAAGCGGATCAACAATCGGGGTTTCCTGTGGCTGCTTGGATTACTCAATTACAAATTCAATTAGCTGGTACAGAAGTAATTCCCAAGATTTGGTTATCGGGTACTAGAGGTGTTATTGAGGTTTTACCAGGCAAAACTAATAACGGCAATAAAGATGATTCGGGAGTATATGACCTGGGAATTTGCCCTTATATGGGCTTAAAAGCTTTTACTGAAGAAAATGCCCAATATTTCTATGGTAGAGATGCGTTAATTCAAAAATTACTGCTTCAAGTTAATCATAGCTCGACCATTGCTGTTGTCGGTGCTTCTGGTTCGGGTAAATCCTCAGTAGTTCAAGCAGGATTAATTTCTCAACTGCGTCAAGGTAAACAAGTACCAGGTAGTGAACAATGGTGGATTAGTTGTTTACGTCCAGGACAAAAACCCATTCAAACTCTAGCACGGACGTTGGTTGATGGTGGGACTGAAAAAGAAAAAGCTCAACAACAGCTACAAATCGAAGGCTTACTTTATCAAGGTGTAGAAGGTTTTGTGCAATGGTTACGCAGTCGCAGTGAACCAGTGGTAATACTGGTAATCGATCAATTTGAAGAAATCTTTACCTTAGCAGGAGTTACCGACCGTAATAACTTTTTAGAATTAATTTTAGGAGCGATTAAATTTGCAGGCGATCGCTTTAAGCTAATTTTAACAGTTCGGGCGGATTTTGTGGCTACTTGTTTGGAAATTTCCGAATTGGCACAAATCTTACAACAATCTAGTGTTTTAGTTCCTCCCTATTTAACCGAAGATGATTATCGAAGTTCGATAATTAAACCAGCCGAACAGGTAGGGTTAAAAATTGAATCGGGATTAGTAGAATTATTATTACAAGATTTAGATCGTTCCGCAGGCGACTTACCTTTATTACAATTTGTTCTTCAACAATTATGGGAAAATCGTCAGGCGGGAAAGTTAACCCTCTCTGCTTATCAACAACTGGGTGGCATGAAGGGTGCGTTAGAAAAACGGGCGCAAGAAGTCTACGAAAATCTCGATCCTGAAGCCCAAGCTTGTGCTAGATGGATTTTTCTTAATTTAACTCAATTAGGAGAAGGAACAGAAGATACTCGCCGTCGCATTAGTAAATCAGATTTAGTGGTAGCTAAATATCCTGCACCTTTAGTAGCTAGAACTTTACAAGCTTTGATGGCTGCTAAATTAATTGTAGTTAATCTCGACCAAGGAATTCACTCAGGATCGGGGCAAAGTCGTAGTGGTGATACCCCTGCCAATGATGATGAACTCTTGTTAGAAGCGATGAAACAAGAAGCTACTATCGAAGTAGTTCACGAAATTCTCATTCGTCATTGGTCAACTTTACGGTGGTGGTTAGAGGAAAACCGAGCTAGATTAAGAGCGCAGAGGCAAATCGAACAAGCAGCACTACTTTGGACTCAAAAAGGTAAATCTCCCGACTTTTTACTACGAGGAGTTCGATTAGGAGAAGCAGAAGAAATTTATATTAAATACACCGATGAATTAACTGAAGTTGCCAGAGAATTTATTGAAGCGGGTATTGATGCAAGGGAAGCCGAACAAAAAGAAGCGAAAAGAAGGTTACGACGCGCCCAACTTACCGCAGCTACTTTAGGAGTTTTAGGTTTAGCCGCAACCGCTTTTGGTGGTTTAGCTTATCGTCAAAAAGTTTTGGCAGAAATTGAAAATATTAATACTCTTACTAGTTCGGCAGAAGCTTTATTATTATCTAATCAACAATTAGAATCAATTCTGACCAGTATTAAGGCAGGAAAAGAATTTAATAAAATTGGCAATTGGGGTCAAACTTTTGTTGGTAGAGATAATTGGGAAACGACTAAAGTAAAAACAGTTAGCACTTTACAACAAGCTCTAGATAATACTCAAGAATTGAATCGTTTACAAGGTCATAGTCAAACAGTTAATACTGTAAGTTATAGTCCTGATGGTAAACTGATTGCTACGGCTAGTGATGACCAGACTATTAAAATCTGGCATGAAAATGGTGAATTAATTGCAACTTTAACAGGACACCAAGATCGAGTTACCAATTTAGCTTTTAGCAACGGTAAGATTAATCTTTCTAATTTAAATCAAGAAGGAACAACTTCTTTAGTTAGTGATGAAAACTTATCACAGGATAATTATGTCTTGGCTTCAGCTAGTGCAGATGGAACTGTCAGATTATGGCGTATTCAAAACAATCAAATTGAACCTTTAAAAACTTTAACAGGACATCAAGATTGGGTAACTGATGTTGCTTTTAGTCCAGATAATCAAATAATTGCTTCTGCTAGTCGCGACAAAACAATTAAATTATGGCAATTAGATGGAACTTTAATTACTACTTTATCTGGTCATAATGGTTGGGTCAATACAATTGATTTTGCTTCAGATAATTTACTCGCTTCTGGTGGGGAAGATAATCAGATTAAGTTATGGGAAATAAATAACCAAACTAGTAAAGAAATTCGTACGATTACAGGAAATCAAGACCGAGTTACTCAAGTAAAATTTAGTGCTGATGGTAATGAGTTAATTTCTGCTAGTGGTGATGGCGAAGTTAAACTTTGGCAAGTCAAAGATGGTAAGCAAATTAATTATTTTTCTCATCAAGAACAGGTTAATAGTGTTGCTTTTACTCCCGATAATCAATTAATTGCTACTGCTACGGCTGATGGCAGAATTAATATTTGGAATAAAGATGGTATTCTGCAACAAGTTTTAGTGGGACATCGAGGAGAAATTACCGATCTTAATTTTAGTCCCATAGAAATAAATGGCAATAAAAATCAAACTCAATCTTATTTATTAGCATCAGCTAGTGTAGATAAGACAGTCAAAATTTGGCAAATTAATAATTTATCTGCATCCGAAGCAGGAGGAATTTATAGTGTTGCCATTTCTCCTACTTTTCCAGAGATTTATGCTGCTGCTGGTTGGGATGGCAAAATACAACTGTGGCAAAAATATCCTGATCAAACTAAAGAATTACTGCGGACTTTACCAGGACATCAAACTACAATTTCTGATTTAAAATTTAGTCCCGATGGAAAAGTTTTAGCTTCGGCTAGTTGGGATAAAACTATTAAATTATGGCGAGTAACAGATGGGAGTTTACTGACTACTTTACAAGGTCATCAAGATGGAGTAAATAGCATTGCGTTTAGTTCTAATGGTCAGTTGTTAGTTTCAGGTAGTGAAGATCGAACAGTTAAAATATGGCAGCTTAATAATGATCAAGCTGAAATCTTAAGAACTTTAAAAGGACATCAAGATAGTGTTAAAACTGTAGCCATTAGTCCTGATAATAAATTAATTGCTTCTGGTAGTTATGATAAAACTATTAAAATTTGGAATGTAGAAGGTAAATTATTAAAAACTTTATCAGGACATAATCTCGCTATCTCGTCTTTAAAATTTAGCAAAGATGGCAAACTTTTAGCCTCTGGAAGTTGGGATAATACGATTCGTTTGTGGCAGATA
- a CDS encoding YciI family protein, whose product MPKYIMWGSYCDNALEKRTPYRQAHLDGLAQQKEQGILITLGPTKDNTKVFGIYEAESETLVRQLIESDPYWQNSIWTEYQIKEWIQAF is encoded by the coding sequence ATGCCGAAATATATTATGTGGGGTAGTTATTGCGATAACGCTTTAGAAAAACGAACTCCTTATCGTCAGGCACATTTAGACGGACTTGCCCAACAAAAAGAACAAGGTATTTTAATTACTCTTGGACCAACTAAAGATAATACTAAGGTTTTTGGAATTTATGAGGCAGAATCAGAAACTTTAGTCAGGCAGTTAATCGAATCAGATCCCTATTGGCAAAACAGCATTTGGACTGAATATCAAATTAAAGAATGGATTCAAGCGTTTTAG
- a CDS encoding acyl-CoA thioesterase, with protein MVKRSKQLSDTQVNEPKLPKLPTSAIENDPGINATTEHWFEYPVKAQPHHTDYAGIVWHGTYLTWMEAARVECLRSIGIEFADLVALGCDLPVVELSLKYHRPVRLGMSAVVKTRLTETEGVRIHWDYQIQSPEGDELYVTGRVTLVGVDREKGKVMRQLPPDVKDALTKWSKAR; from the coding sequence ATGGTAAAGAGGAGCAAACAATTGTCAGACACGCAAGTTAACGAACCCAAATTACCAAAATTACCCACCTCAGCGATAGAAAACGATCCCGGTATTAATGCAACTACCGAACATTGGTTTGAATATCCAGTCAAAGCTCAACCCCATCATACAGATTACGCTGGGATAGTTTGGCATGGTACTTATCTAACTTGGATGGAAGCAGCTAGGGTAGAATGCCTGCGTTCGATTGGGATAGAGTTTGCCGATCTAGTAGCTCTTGGTTGCGATTTGCCAGTAGTAGAGTTATCACTTAAATATCATCGTCCTGTCCGTTTAGGAATGTCAGCCGTAGTTAAAACTCGTCTTACCGAAACCGAAGGAGTCAGAATTCACTGGGATTATCAAATCCAATCTCCTGAAGGAGACGAACTTTATGTAACAGGAAGAGTTACGTTAGTAGGAGTTGATCGCGAGAAAGGTAAAGTGATGCGTCAACTGCCACCAGACGTGAAAGATGCCCTCACCAAATGGAGCAAAGCTCGCTAA
- a CDS encoding DUF2188 domain-containing protein translates to MPWTYDDYPTSMKNLTAEVRRKAIDIANALLDDGYEEGRAIPIATAQAEKWAKNRDKQIAKKNTGGSTGQAVE, encoded by the coding sequence ATGCCTTGGACATATGATGATTATCCAACTTCTATGAAAAACCTAACCGCAGAGGTGCGACGAAAAGCGATTGATATTGCTAATGCGCTCTTAGATGATGGTTATGAAGAAGGACGTGCCATCCCAATTGCTACTGCCCAAGCAGAAAAATGGGCAAAAAATCGGGATAAGCAAATTGCTAAAAAAAATACTGGTGGTTCTACAGGTCAAGCCGTTGAGTAA
- a CDS encoding gamma-glutamylcyclotransferase, whose protein sequence is MNWQQKQSLGKHPFKKEREPSFYYFAYGSCMCPVDLKRSLGEDTHHYVVGKAVLSGYRLGFYRRSLLRNCGVLDIIADTQSQIEGVLYYLPWRLSDRLDEREEVPRRGYRQEFVTVKSHSSSYEQVRTYVVIDKLTQEIPPNDWYFQVVLRGAITCGLSEEYCWQLFNHMHQLQTKQNSYLLDGKEEQTIVRHAS, encoded by the coding sequence ATGAACTGGCAGCAGAAACAGTCTTTAGGCAAGCATCCCTTTAAAAAAGAACGAGAACCAAGTTTCTACTACTTTGCCTACGGTTCTTGTATGTGTCCTGTAGATTTAAAGCGATCGCTAGGAGAAGATACCCATCATTATGTAGTTGGGAAAGCTGTACTTTCAGGATATCGTTTAGGATTTTATCGTCGTTCTCTACTACGCAACTGTGGTGTATTAGACATTATTGCCGATACTCAATCTCAGATCGAAGGAGTATTATATTACTTGCCTTGGCGGTTAAGCGATCGCTTAGATGAAAGAGAAGAAGTTCCTCGTCGAGGTTATCGACAAGAATTTGTCACAGTTAAAAGTCATAGTAGCTCTTACGAACAAGTTCGCACTTATGTAGTAATTGATAAACTAACTCAAGAAATTCCCCCTAATGACTGGTATTTTCAAGTTGTCTTACGTGGTGCTATTACCTGTGGATTGTCAGAGGAATATTGCTGGCAATTATTCAATCATATGCATCAATTACAAACAAAACAAAATAGTTATTTGCTAGATGGTAAAGAGGAGCAAACAATTGTCAGACACGCAAGTTAA
- a CDS encoding HD domain-containing protein, producing MTLNPEKTTKLSNRFEQALVYATRLHAQQVRKGSGVPYISHLLSVAALVIEDGGDEDEAIAALLHDAIEDQGGDKTRQEIREKFGETVVNIVNACTDAEVIPKPPWQARKQNYIEKMRHASPQVRRVSMADKLHNARSILADWHRGENDIWSRFTGGREGTLWYYRSLIEVNRQAGSNFLTEECGRVVKQLEQI from the coding sequence ATGACTTTAAACCCTGAAAAAACAACCAAACTTAGTAATCGATTTGAACAAGCTTTAGTTTATGCTACTCGTCTCCATGCTCAACAAGTTAGAAAAGGTAGTGGCGTTCCGTATATCAGCCACCTTCTTAGCGTTGCTGCCTTGGTAATAGAAGATGGAGGAGACGAAGACGAAGCGATTGCGGCTTTATTACATGATGCCATAGAAGACCAAGGCGGAGACAAAACCCGTCAAGAAATTCGGGAAAAGTTTGGTGAAACAGTAGTGAATATAGTCAACGCTTGCACCGATGCTGAAGTTATTCCCAAACCGCCTTGGCAAGCAAGAAAGCAAAATTATATTGAGAAAATGCGTCATGCTTCTCCCCAAGTGCGAAGAGTCTCAATGGCAGATAAATTACATAACGCTCGTTCAATTTTAGCTGACTGGCATCGAGGAGAAAATGATATTTGGAGTCGTTTTACAGGAGGCAGAGAAGGAACTCTATGGTATTATCGTTCTTTAATTGAAGTGAATCGACAAGCAGGTTCTAATTTTCTTACTGAAGAATGCGGTCGCGTGGTAAAACAATTAGAGCAAATTTGA
- a CDS encoding HepT-like ribonuclease domain-containing protein yields the protein MNRDKSSLLDIFNAANRVLQFAKGMDKSVLATNEEKQSAILYQIIIIGEATKRLSPEFRSQYPEIPWKDIAGMRDILVHQYDKINATTLWDVVEKDIPELLELLNCLFPDFR from the coding sequence ATGAACAGAGATAAATCATCACTTCTCGATATCTTCAACGCAGCAAACCGAGTCTTGCAATTTGCTAAAGGAATGGATAAATCTGTCTTGGCGACTAACGAAGAAAAACAATCAGCGATTCTTTACCAAATAATCATTATTGGGGAAGCAACTAAACGATTATCACCAGAATTTCGTTCACAATATCCTGAAATCCCTTGGAAAGATATAGCTGGAATGCGCGATATCCTTGTTCATCAATACGATAAAATTAATGCAACTACTCTTTGGGATGTTGTTGAAAAAGATATTCCAGAGCTTTTAGAACTTCTTAATTGTTTATTTCCAGATTTTAGGTAG
- a CDS encoding nucleotidyltransferase family protein, translated as MSVELDAQIQTRLGISTEKIAQFCQRWHITELLLFGSVLSDQFHAQSDIDILIRFAPNARQGLLTLAKIKHELEETTGRRVDLALKESIENSENWIRRHEILKTAQVIYEQR; from the coding sequence ATGTCGGTCGAATTAGATGCTCAAATCCAAACACGTTTAGGAATATCAACCGAAAAAATTGCTCAATTCTGCCAACGGTGGCATATTACCGAGCTACTTTTATTTGGCTCTGTGTTAAGCGATCAATTTCATGCTCAGAGTGATATTGATATTTTAATTCGCTTTGCACCTAATGCTCGGCAGGGATTATTAACACTGGCTAAAATTAAGCATGAATTAGAAGAAACTACAGGAAGACGAGTAGATCTAGCCCTAAAAGAATCTATTGAAAATAGTGAAAACTGGATTCGTCGCCACGAAATTTTAAAAACAGCACAAGTAATTTATGAACAGAGATAA